The Patescibacteria group bacterium genomic interval ATGTTTTCTCCTAATTCCACGAATAAACCGAACGGATTGACTTTAATGATAGTGCCGGAGATTTTTTGGCCAATTTCAAATCTTTTTTCAATGCCAACCCAAGGATCATGCTCTAATTTTTTCATGGATAAGAAGATTTTGGAATTTTCAATGGAAATGATTTCCGCTTGGACTTTTTGTCCGACTTTGACAAAATTATGCGGGTTATCTATTCTTTGCCAGGCAATTTCTGAAATATGGATCAGCCCCTCCAATTTGTCGTCAAATTCCACGAAGACGCCAAAATCAGTTACGGCTGTAACTACGCCTTCAACGATCATGCCGACTTTGTATTTATTTATGACGTCGCGCTGGGTTTCTTCCCAGGCAGCTTTTTCTGAAATAATCAGCTTGTCTTCATCCTCATTAGCATCAATGACCTTAATGTCGAATTTTTTGCCGACATAGCTTTTAAGGATTTCGTAGATGCGGTTCTTATCTCCGCCTGGAATGCGCGGGTAATGTTCGGGCGCCAATTGAGAAACAGGCAAGAAACCGGAAACAGTGTCAACTTTGGCCAATAAACCGCCCTTGTTAGCTTCGGTGATAGTGGCAGAAATAATTTCTCCTGATTTAACGTAATCTCTAAGGGTTTGCCAGGCCTTTTGTCTGCCGGCGTATTGGAAAGATAATTCCACTTCGCCATTTTCATTCTCTAACTCCAAAACTGTCGCTTCAATGGTGTCGCCGATAGCTAGGTTTTTGTATTGCTCGGCTTCAGCATAGCGTTCGCGGCCACGGACTACGCCGGTGGCTACACCGCCTAAATCAATATGGATAGCATTGTTGTCAATGGCAATAATTCTGCCGGTAACCAATTCGCCTGTTTTAGGCAAATTAAAATACTGCTTGCTTTCAAGCAGTTCATTCATTACGGAATCCTTTTTAGGTTGGATCATGCTCATATAATAAAAGCCATATATTAACTCGGAACGGGTGAGCGGTCTAACTGGCTTAATCGGCCGCTTTACCTTTTTCGTCCTCAAGCCCCGTTTTTTATAGTGTTACGGGTAAATTAATTAAGGTATTGAAATTATAGCAAAAGCATGGTAATATGTCAAGCATATGGCATTTATTAAAAAAATTGAGGATTTTAAGTGTGGGTATTGCGGGACTGAGGTTAAGGGGTCAGGCTATACCAATCATTGCCCCAAATGTTTATGGTCTAAACATGTGGATATTGAGCCGGGTGATCGCCAAGCGGAATGCGGCGGTTTGATGCGGCCGGTCGATCTGTATTATCATAGCGGCAGATGGATTATCTCTCAGCGTTGCGAATCTTGCGGTTTCATCCGCAAGGACAAGATCAGGGAAGAAGATGATACAAATGAAGTGATCCGGTTAGAGAAAGAGCTGGCTGAGAAAAAACTCCGCCAAATCAGACAAATATAGAGACTTGACAATTTTGTCTATTGGGGGTAGAATAAGTTTATTATGCTTTATAGTTTGGAAAAAATTGAACTAAGCGGCTGTTTGCCAAAACCATTAAGCCTCAGCCAAAACAAACCCATCAATAATACCGCCCGTTAGGATCAAAAATCCCCGGGCGGTTTTATTTTTACTAATTTATTTTTGCTAAATAATTTTTATGAAGTATTTTTTTCTTTCTGCAGATTATGACCGATTGATAGTCAAACGACAAGAGTTGGCGAGTAATTATCAACAAATAAAAAGCGAGTTAGCCGAAGACTCCAGCCAGAGTTCTGAGACTTGGCATGATAATTACATTTTTGAACAAGCTATGCGCGATTTGGATTTGTATGGCAAGCGTCTGGCGGAAATTGATAAGATGATCCGTCAAGCGGAAATAATTTTTCCGGCCAATGGGAATGATTCGGTCGCTATTGGCAATGGAGTGGAGTTAGCTGATGACCAAGGATTAAAGATGGTTTTTAAAATTGGCAGTTATAATTCCGGTGGCTGGTTGGAAACCGAGGGAAATAGGATTGCTGTCGTCGCTTATAATAGTCCGTTGGGCCAAAAGCTTTTGCATCGTCAGGTTGGTGAAGAATTAGAATTATTATCATCCGGTAATATTAAAAAATATCGGATTGGGATGATTGATTAGCCGGCTAACTAACTCGGCCGTTGTTTTTGGTGTTTTATTTGTGGTATACTATAAAAGTAAGTTAAGCCCATGCATGATTTTTACGTCATTTTAATCACCAGCGCTTTAGCGGCCTTCATGGTCGTTGTTATTGTTTGTTTTTTTGTTTCCATTATTAGGCGCGAGCGTTTGATGTTAAAGAAAAATCGTGAACTATTGGCCAAGTTGCAACAGGCTAATAGTGAGTTGCAACGGCTTGATGACGCCAAGTCGGAATTTTTATCCATCGCCTCTCACCAATTGCGTACGCCTACTACGATTATCAAGGGTTACATTTCCATGATGGAAGAAGGCAGTTTCGGCAAGGTGCCTAAAGTGGTCAAGGAAAATTTGGAAAAAGTCCATATTGCCACCGAACGCTTGCTTAATTTGATTGAAAATTTATTGGACATTTCTCGCATTGAGGCCGGACGTTTGGAGTTTGATATCCGGCCGGTTGATTTGACTAAAATCGCCGAAGAATTAAAAGATGAGTTCCAAAGCAAGGCAAATGCTAAGAAAATAAAATTGGAAGTCTATTATCCCGATAATCTTCCCTCTGCCAAGACCGATATGGTTAAAATCAAGGAGGTCGCCTCTAATTTAGTGGATAATGCCCTTAAGTATACCAAGAAAGGTGAAGTGAGTATTGACCTGCATCAAGAGGGTCAGTCATTGGTATTCTCTGTCAGTGATACGGGTTTGGGTATTTCAGCTGAAGATCTGAATCGCTTGTTCAATAAATTTGTGCGGGGCAAGAATATGACTATTGTCCATCCCGAAGGCACGGGCCTGGGTTTGTATTTTGCCCGGGTGGTTATTGAGAATTTGGGTGGTCGAATTTGGGGCGAGTCGCCAGGCAAGGGCCGAGGCAGCAAATTCAGCTTTTCTTTGCCTTTGGCGGATAAGAAAAAGGCTAAGAAAGTTTCCGGTTGAATTTGATTCTTAACGATAAAAAGAGACGCTCTTCAGAGCGTCTCTTTTGAAATGCGGGTTATTTTTTATCTTCAATTTCTTTTTGTATCAAGTCGCTGAATTCTTTGATTGATTTAGCCCCAAGGTCGCCTTCGCCACGTTTGCGGACAGCCACTGTCTCGTCTTTAGTTTCTCTTTCTCCCACCACTAAGACGTAGGGAGTTTTTTGTTTCTCAGCAGTTCTGATTCTTTTGCCTAATGATTCGTCGGCATCATCCAGTTCGACGCGTACGCCGGCGGCAAGCAGTTCGTCATACACTTTCTGGCCGTAGTCAGTGAATTTTTCCGACACCGGGATGATTATAGCTTGCACCGGTGAAAGCCAGGTAGGGAAGGCGCCAGCATAATGCTCGATCAAAAATGCCATTGTTCTCTCCAAACAGCCGATGGAGGAACGATGGATAACAATCGGCTTTTCCTGTTCGCCTTCTTTATTTGTAAAAAATAGGTCGAAGCGTTCCGGCATAACAAAATCGTATTGGACAGTAAAGGCCGTTTCCTCGCTGCCTGAAACCTTTTTTATCTGAATATCTATTTTCGGACCGTAAAATGCGGCCTCATTGGCGGCCTCATAAAATGGAGCTTTAACTTCGGTTAGAACCTCACGCAAGACATTTTCGGCATAATCCCATGAAGCATCATCCTTATAATATTTTTTGGTATCAGAGCGGTCACCGAGTGACAGGCGATAGCGATAATCCTTACCCTTGATTAAGCCCAGCGTTCCATTAATGAAATCAATTAATTCTAAAACTTCTTTAATGACTTGTTTGGCCTGGTCTTTGGCGGCAATAATATGGGCATCGGCGAGACAAAACATTCTGACACGGGTTAACCCTGACAGTTCGCCGCTTTTTTCATAACGATATTGATGAGCGATCTCACCGATACGGTATGGCAACTCGCGGTAACTGTGCGGTTTTGATTTGTAAAACATGAAGTGATGCGGACAAGTCATCGGCTTGAGAATTAGTTCTTCCTCGTCGATTTTCATTACCGGGTACATCGTATTTTTATAGTAAGGATAGTGCCCGGATTTTTTGTAAAGATCGATTTTAGCCAAATCCGGAGTAACAACATGATGATATCCTCGCTTCAATTCTTCATCAATAGTAAACCTTTCCAACTCTCTTTTAATGGTCGCGCCTTTTGGACCGAATATTGGCAAACCCTTGCCGACTAAATCAGAAAAAACAAATAAATCCAATTCTTTGCCCAGTTTGCGATGATCGCGTTTTTCTGCCTCCCCCATCATTCTTAGGTAATCAGCTAGCTGCTCTTTGGTTTCGAAAGCCGTGCCGTAGATTCTTTGGAGCATTTTGTTTTTTTCGTCGCCACGCCAATAGGCGCCGGCAGTTTTCATTAATTTGAATACGCCAAGCTCCTTGGTATTTTCCACGTGCGGGCCGCGACACAGGTCGGTAAAGTCGCCGACAGTGTAAAAACTGACTGTTTTTTCCTCCGCTTTTTCCAAATCCTTGATTAACTCCTGTTTATAGGGCTGATTGAACATTTTTTCAAGCGCTTCGGCGATGGTCGATTCTGATTTTTTAAATTCTAATTTTTTCTTGATGATATCTCCCATCTTCTTTTCAATCGTTTTGATATCTTCCGGAGAAAAGGTTTGGTCGTTCAAGTCAAAGTCATAATAGAAGCCATCGTCAATTGTCGGGCCGATGGCGAATTTAACTTTGTCGCCGAAGAGTTCTCGCACGGCATAGGCCATGACATGGGAAGTGGAAT includes:
- a CDS encoding S1 RNA-binding domain-containing protein, whose translation is MNELLESKQYFNLPKTGELVTGRIIAIDNNAIHIDLGGVATGVVRGRERYAEAEQYKNLAIGDTIEATVLELENENGEVELSFQYAGRQKAWQTLRDYVKSGEIISATITEANKGGLLAKVDTVSGFLPVSQLAPEHYPRIPGGDKNRIYEILKSYVGKKFDIKVIDANEDEDKLIISEKAAWEETQRDVINKYKVGMIVEGVVTAVTDFGVFVEFDDKLEGLIHISEIAWQRIDNPHNFVKVGQKVQAEIISIENSKIFLSMKKLEHDPWVGIEKRFEIGQKISGTIIKVNPFGLFVELGENIQGLAHVSQLSDKPIKDPSEVAKEGEKKDFYVVSLDSKNHRLGLSLVKPSKTEKTEKTEKVAAEEAPGETAEVKTEESAEDEKKEEKKEVKKRGRKPKSEKAKEDETKEVVIEK
- a CDS encoding RNHCP domain-containing protein; translation: MAFIKKIEDFKCGYCGTEVKGSGYTNHCPKCLWSKHVDIEPGDRQAECGGLMRPVDLYYHSGRWIISQRCESCGFIRKDKIREEDDTNEVIRLEKELAEKKLRQIRQI
- a CDS encoding GreA/GreB family elongation factor; amino-acid sequence: MKYFFLSADYDRLIVKRQELASNYQQIKSELAEDSSQSSETWHDNYIFEQAMRDLDLYGKRLAEIDKMIRQAEIIFPANGNDSVAIGNGVELADDQGLKMVFKIGSYNSGGWLETEGNRIAVVAYNSPLGQKLLHRQVGEELELLSSGNIKKYRIGMID
- a CDS encoding HAMP domain-containing sensor histidine kinase → MHDFYVILITSALAAFMVVVIVCFFVSIIRRERLMLKKNRELLAKLQQANSELQRLDDAKSEFLSIASHQLRTPTTIIKGYISMMEEGSFGKVPKVVKENLEKVHIATERLLNLIENLLDISRIEAGRLEFDIRPVDLTKIAEELKDEFQSKANAKKIKLEVYYPDNLPSAKTDMVKIKEVASNLVDNALKYTKKGEVSIDLHQEGQSLVFSVSDTGLGISAEDLNRLFNKFVRGKNMTIVHPEGTGLGLYFARVVIENLGGRIWGESPGKGRGSKFSFSLPLADKKKAKKVSG
- the thrS gene encoding threonine--tRNA ligase, whose protein sequence is MTTSNEQLDKIRHSTSHVMAYAVRELFGDKVKFAIGPTIDDGFYYDFDLNDQTFSPEDIKTIEKKMGDIIKKKLEFKKSESTIAEALEKMFNQPYKQELIKDLEKAEEKTVSFYTVGDFTDLCRGPHVENTKELGVFKLMKTAGAYWRGDEKNKMLQRIYGTAFETKEQLADYLRMMGEAEKRDHRKLGKELDLFVFSDLVGKGLPIFGPKGATIKRELERFTIDEELKRGYHHVVTPDLAKIDLYKKSGHYPYYKNTMYPVMKIDEEELILKPMTCPHHFMFYKSKPHSYRELPYRIGEIAHQYRYEKSGELSGLTRVRMFCLADAHIIAAKDQAKQVIKEVLELIDFINGTLGLIKGKDYRYRLSLGDRSDTKKYYKDDASWDYAENVLREVLTEVKAPFYEAANEAAFYGPKIDIQIKKVSGSEETAFTVQYDFVMPERFDLFFTNKEGEQEKPIVIHRSSIGCLERTMAFLIEHYAGAFPTWLSPVQAIIIPVSEKFTDYGQKVYDELLAAGVRVELDDADESLGKRIRTAEKQKTPYVLVVGERETKDETVAVRKRGEGDLGAKSIKEFSDLIQKEIEDKK